The following are encoded together in the bacterium genome:
- a CDS encoding SDR family oxidoreductase translates to MELRDRVCVVTGGASGIGRALVERFAAEGARTVVAVDRDAGGARTVAEAVGGIGLGADVGRDAEVARVVDEVETRVGPIDLFCSNAGILLVGGAEVADADWQRIWDVNVMAHVFAARHLVPRMLARGGGYLLSTASAAGLLSQIGSAPYSVTKHAAVGFAEWLSITYGDQGLRVSVLCPQAVRTAMTADFEGGGVAGVDGMLEPAQLADVVVEGLCDERFHILPHPSVAEYVRRKAEDPERWIRGMRRLQARFGGGG, encoded by the coding sequence GTGGAGCTCCGGGATCGCGTCTGCGTCGTCACGGGAGGAGCGAGCGGCATCGGCCGCGCGCTCGTGGAGCGCTTCGCCGCCGAGGGCGCGCGCACGGTGGTCGCCGTCGACCGGGACGCCGGCGGCGCGCGAACGGTGGCCGAAGCGGTCGGCGGGATCGGCCTCGGCGCCGACGTCGGCCGCGACGCCGAGGTGGCGCGCGTCGTCGACGAGGTCGAGACCCGCGTCGGCCCCATCGACCTCTTCTGCTCCAACGCCGGCATTCTCCTCGTCGGCGGCGCCGAGGTGGCCGACGCCGACTGGCAGCGCATCTGGGACGTCAACGTCATGGCCCACGTCTTCGCCGCACGGCACCTCGTCCCGCGCATGCTGGCCCGCGGCGGCGGCTATCTCCTGAGCACCGCGTCGGCGGCGGGGCTGCTGTCGCAGATCGGCTCGGCGCCCTACTCGGTGACCAAGCACGCGGCGGTCGGCTTCGCGGAGTGGCTGTCGATCACCTACGGCGATCAGGGCCTGCGCGTCTCGGTGCTGTGCCCGCAGGCGGTACGCACCGCCATGACGGCCGACTTCGAGGGCGGCGGCGTGGCCGGCGTCGACGGCATGCTCGAGCCCGCGCAGCTCGCCGACGTCGTCGTCGAGGGGCTCTGCGACGAGCGCTTCCACATCCTGCCCCACCCGAGCGTCGCCGAATACGTGCGCCGCAAGGCCGAGGACCCGGAACGCTGGATCCGCGGCATGCGCCGCCTCCAGGCCCGCTTCGGCGGGGGCGGCTGA
- a CDS encoding LLM class F420-dependent oxidoreductase, which produces MDIGRVGIWTFQLDLLPSAQARDVAAQLDAQGWGAIWFPEAMGREAFTNAAILLGGTRRIPIATGIANVWGRDAMATAAAQRTLAEAWPDRFLLGIGVSHAPLVQMLRGHDYRKPYSFMEQYLEAMARAPFAAAGPATPPETVIGALHPRMLKLAAERTRGAHPYLVTPEHTARARGIMGQGPLLAPEQGVVLETDPSVAREIARTHLATYLPLPNYNRNWRSLGYDDADLENGGSDRLVDGLIAWGDVDTVVARVRAHHDAGADHVCLQVLGRNQTAVPMEEWTRLAEALLA; this is translated from the coding sequence ATGGACATCGGCCGCGTCGGCATCTGGACCTTCCAGCTCGACCTCCTTCCCTCCGCCCAGGCGCGCGACGTCGCCGCCCAGCTCGACGCGCAGGGCTGGGGCGCCATCTGGTTCCCCGAGGCGATGGGCCGCGAGGCCTTCACCAACGCCGCGATCCTCCTCGGCGGCACCCGCCGCATCCCGATCGCGACCGGGATCGCGAACGTCTGGGGGCGCGACGCGATGGCGACGGCGGCGGCGCAGCGCACGCTCGCCGAGGCGTGGCCGGATCGCTTCCTCCTCGGCATCGGCGTCAGCCACGCACCGCTCGTGCAGATGCTGCGCGGGCACGACTACCGCAAGCCGTACTCGTTCATGGAGCAGTACCTCGAGGCGATGGCCCGTGCGCCGTTCGCCGCCGCCGGCCCCGCGACGCCGCCGGAGACCGTCATCGGGGCGCTCCACCCGCGCATGCTGAAGCTCGCGGCCGAGCGCACCCGCGGCGCGCACCCCTATCTCGTGACGCCGGAGCACACCGCCCGCGCCCGCGGCATCATGGGCCAGGGCCCGCTGCTCGCGCCCGAGCAGGGCGTCGTGCTCGAGACGGATCCATCCGTGGCGCGCGAGATCGCGCGCACGCACCTCGCGACCTACCTCCCGTTGCCGAACTACAATCGCAACTGGCGCTCGCTCGGCTACGACGACGCCGACCTCGAGAACGGCGGCAGCGACCGCCTCGTCGACGGGCTCATCGCCTGGGGCGACGTCGACACCGTCGTCGCGCGCGTGCGCGCGCACCACGACGCCGGCGCCGACCACGTCTGCCTGCAGGTGCTGGGGCGTAATCAGACCGCGGTGCCGATGGAGGAGTGGACGCGACTGGCGGAGGCGCTGCTGGCGTGA
- a CDS encoding MBL fold metallo-hydrolase — MANDRPAHHDPGGGFRNLEPWERAGPLVTVPFFLRRIGASIVGRGGAPSPIANDGAALRENARHSSPTVTWIRHATVLVQMDHVTFLTDPIWSDTASPVSFLGPRRFVPPALALDDLPPLHFVVVSHNHYDHLDLPTLRRLSARGTRFFVPLGVGALLRAEGIGPVEELDWWESRDVGGVTVHCVPARHWSQRGLTDFSQTLWSGWAVVGPTRRFWFAGDTGSTTSFREIGARLGPFQLAAVPIGAYAPAEMMQPVHMNPEEALQAGLDVGAQRLLGVHWGTFDLTDEPVDEPPRRFHAAAVAQGVEPARIWTPSPGETRPW; from the coding sequence ATGGCGAACGACCGGCCCGCACATCACGATCCGGGCGGCGGATTCCGCAACCTCGAGCCGTGGGAGCGGGCCGGACCGCTCGTCACCGTACCCTTCTTCCTGCGCCGGATCGGCGCGAGCATCGTCGGCCGTGGCGGCGCGCCGTCGCCGATCGCGAACGACGGCGCGGCGCTGCGCGAGAACGCCCGCCACAGCTCGCCCACCGTCACGTGGATCAGACATGCGACCGTGCTCGTGCAGATGGACCACGTGACCTTCCTCACCGATCCCATCTGGTCGGACACGGCGAGCCCGGTGTCGTTCCTCGGGCCGCGGCGGTTCGTGCCGCCCGCGCTCGCCCTCGACGACCTGCCGCCGCTCCACTTCGTCGTCGTCTCGCACAACCACTACGACCATCTCGACCTGCCGACGCTGCGCCGGCTGTCCGCACGCGGCACACGCTTCTTCGTACCGCTCGGCGTCGGTGCGCTGCTGCGTGCAGAAGGCATCGGGCCGGTCGAGGAGCTCGACTGGTGGGAGTCCCGCGACGTCGGCGGTGTGACGGTACACTGCGTCCCGGCACGCCACTGGAGCCAGCGGGGCCTCACCGACTTCAGCCAGACGCTCTGGAGCGGCTGGGCCGTCGTCGGCCCCACCCGCCGCTTCTGGTTCGCCGGCGACACCGGCAGCACCACGAGCTTCCGCGAGATCGGCGCGCGGCTCGGGCCCTTCCAGCTCGCCGCCGTGCCGATCGGCGCCTACGCGCCGGCCGAGATGATGCAGCCCGTGCACATGAATCCCGAGGAAGCGCTCCAGGCCGGGCTCGACGTCGGCGCGCAGCGGCTCCTCGGTGTGCATTGGGGCACCTTCGATCTGACCGACGAGCCGGTCGACGAACCGCCCCGCCGCTTCCACGCGGCCGCGGTGGCGCAGGGTGTGGAGCCGGCACGCATCTGGACGCCGTCTCCGGGCGAGACGCGCCCCTGGTAG
- a CDS encoding MMPL family transporter, whose product MISKRLVEAYLRFLLRHRVAVSVVIAVMTAFFAWQCTHIKVLPQFLDFYPGPLKLSFLGKEVTLREGHPYIQIYNEFRRMFGSANVLTIIVEKKDGDIYNPATLQKVDQVTRALTETKGVVPYQILSIAHPKMKSITNAGGAIQIREVYWPALPKTQEDAERVKFAVYSTKGIRGLYVSEDDTAALVTAGFWEEELDFNYLYDRLTKLQAEVQDADHNVYITGFPWLYTSIQRYVPEVGEVFVITIAALTFLLWNYFRSWPGVWVPVFSGILSSIWALGMVPLLGLNLDPLVLVIPIFLSARALSHSVQSMDRYHEEYHRTHDKHTAIVESYSHLFPPAIASVLSDGIGILLVAIAPIPLIQKCALFSSFWIVSIIISVVTLHPIILSATNPPGAHGVFPGWARLLGNLTLAVGGALFFGYALWLATSLLGYGGVAVMLLIAFVLYRWHEVIYERATHWTIAASNGGWRFVGVGLTIALYLICPYFGWRLKVGDMTPGAALLFPHHPYNVAYAKLNEKFLGANQLVIIADTGKPDGMKDVAPLTAMEEFADHMEATEGAGASVTVIDILKQLSRLFHEGEPKWAFIPDKQKYIAELFYQFTQTGQAGDLDRFMSTDMRYGTIITLYSGYSHDIIMNAIADGKAWAAQNSDDGVQYLFAGGLFGVLAAVNEAVDDSYWMTLALVMVAVSACLYFTYGSLVATLLLMIPVILSQLACECAMWLWNIDLNVNSLPIAAAGAGVGVDYGIYHFSRMIDFVDEGLGLDEAVDRATATTGKAIIFTATTMLAGTIFWWFSDLKFQAEMGLLLALLMVFNTFGGLVLVPAWMKVVRPRFLTNRPARTIGTPAPVPLAAG is encoded by the coding sequence ATGATCTCCAAGCGGCTCGTCGAAGCCTACCTCCGCTTCCTGCTCCGGCACCGCGTCGCGGTGTCCGTCGTCATCGCCGTGATGACGGCGTTCTTCGCGTGGCAATGCACGCACATCAAGGTCCTCCCGCAGTTCCTGGACTTCTATCCGGGCCCGCTGAAGCTCTCGTTCCTCGGCAAGGAGGTCACCCTCCGCGAGGGCCATCCCTACATCCAGATCTACAACGAGTTTCGCCGGATGTTCGGCAGCGCGAACGTGCTGACGATCATCGTCGAGAAGAAGGACGGCGACATCTACAACCCGGCGACCCTCCAGAAGGTCGACCAGGTCACCCGCGCCCTCACCGAGACCAAGGGCGTCGTGCCGTACCAGATCCTCTCCATCGCGCACCCCAAGATGAAGAGCATCACCAACGCGGGCGGTGCGATCCAGATCCGCGAGGTGTACTGGCCGGCCCTGCCGAAGACCCAGGAAGACGCCGAGCGGGTGAAGTTCGCCGTCTACTCGACCAAGGGCATCCGCGGCCTCTACGTGTCCGAGGACGACACCGCCGCCCTTGTCACCGCGGGCTTCTGGGAAGAGGAGCTCGACTTCAACTACCTCTACGACCGCCTGACGAAGCTCCAGGCGGAGGTGCAGGACGCGGATCACAACGTCTACATCACGGGATTCCCGTGGCTGTACACGTCGATCCAGCGTTACGTGCCGGAGGTGGGCGAGGTCTTCGTCATCACCATCGCCGCCCTCACGTTCCTGCTGTGGAACTACTTCCGCAGCTGGCCGGGCGTGTGGGTGCCGGTGTTCTCGGGCATCCTCTCGTCGATCTGGGCACTCGGCATGGTGCCGTTGCTCGGGCTGAACCTCGACCCGCTCGTTCTCGTGATCCCGATCTTCCTGTCCGCGCGCGCCCTGTCGCACTCGGTGCAGTCGATGGATCGCTATCACGAGGAGTACCACCGCACCCACGACAAGCACACGGCGATCGTCGAGTCGTACTCACACCTGTTCCCGCCGGCGATCGCGTCGGTGCTGAGCGACGGCATCGGCATCCTGCTCGTGGCCATCGCGCCGATCCCGCTGATCCAGAAGTGCGCCTTGTTCTCGAGCTTCTGGATCGTCTCGATCATCATCAGCGTCGTCACGCTGCACCCGATCATCCTCTCGGCGACGAACCCGCCGGGCGCCCATGGCGTGTTCCCGGGCTGGGCACGGCTCCTCGGCAACCTGACGCTCGCCGTCGGCGGCGCGCTGTTCTTCGGGTACGCGCTCTGGCTCGCCACCTCGCTGCTCGGCTACGGTGGCGTCGCGGTGATGCTCCTCATCGCGTTCGTGCTCTACCGCTGGCACGAGGTGATCTACGAGCGGGCCACGCACTGGACGATCGCCGCATCGAACGGCGGCTGGCGCTTCGTCGGCGTCGGCCTGACGATCGCGCTCTACCTGATCTGCCCCTACTTCGGATGGCGGCTGAAGGTGGGCGACATGACGCCCGGCGCGGCGCTGCTCTTCCCGCACCACCCGTACAACGTCGCCTACGCGAAGCTGAACGAGAAGTTCCTCGGCGCGAACCAGCTCGTCATCATCGCCGACACCGGCAAGCCCGACGGCATGAAGGACGTGGCCCCGCTCACGGCGATGGAGGAATTCGCCGACCACATGGAGGCGACGGAGGGTGCCGGCGCGTCGGTGACGGTCATCGACATCCTGAAGCAGCTCTCGCGGCTCTTCCACGAGGGGGAGCCGAAGTGGGCGTTCATCCCCGACAAGCAGAAGTACATCGCCGAGCTCTTCTATCAGTTCACCCAGACCGGCCAGGCCGGCGACCTCGACCGCTTCATGTCGACGGACATGCGCTACGGCACCATCATCACGCTCTACAGCGGCTACTCGCACGACATCATCATGAACGCGATCGCCGACGGGAAGGCGTGGGCCGCGCAGAACTCCGACGACGGCGTGCAGTACCTGTTCGCGGGCGGCCTCTTCGGCGTGCTGGCGGCCGTCAACGAAGCCGTCGACGATTCGTACTGGATGACGCTGGCGCTGGTGATGGTCGCCGTGTCGGCCTGCCTCTACTTCACTTACGGCTCGCTCGTCGCGACGCTGCTGCTGATGATCCCCGTGATCCTCTCGCAGCTCGCCTGCGAATGCGCGATGTGGCTGTGGAACATCGACCTCAACGTCAACTCGTTGCCGATCGCGGCCGCGGGTGCGGGCGTCGGCGTCGACTACGGCATCTACCACTTCAGCCGCATGATCGACTTCGTCGACGAGGGCCTCGGCCTCGACGAAGCGGTCGACCGAGCGACGGCGACGACCGGCAAAGCCATCATCTTCACCGCGACGACCATGCTCGCGGGCACGATCTTCTGGTGGTTCTCCGACCTGAAGTTCCAGGCGGAGATGGGCCTCCTGCTCGCGCTCCTGATGGTGTTCAACACCTTCGGCGGGCTCGTGCTCGTGCCGGCATGGATGAAGGTCGTCCGACCTCGATTCCTCACCAACCGGCCCGCCCGGACGATCGGCACACCAGCACCCGTGCCGCTCGCTGCCGGGTGA
- a CDS encoding MMPL family transporter: MIPKRWVESYLRFLLRNRLLVTLAIAVMTVFFTYECTRIKIIANFIDFYPSATKISLFGKEVTLRQGHPYINIYNDFRRMFGSANVLTTILEVKDGDIYNPTTLQKLDQMTRWIVETKGVVPYQITSIAHAKMKSITTVQGAIQVREVYYPGVPKTQEDADRVKFAVYATKGIRGIYVAEDDSAALVHAGFWEEDVDAGYLYDRMMELKQLVEDDHHTVYITGFPWLQTSILRYIPEVQQVFIITCAALTFLLWNYFRSWPGVWVPMFSGILSGIWALGLVPLLGLNLDPLILVVPVFLSARALSHSVQSMDRYHEEYHRTHDKHTAIVESYSHLFPPAIASILNDAAGIFLVTMAPIPLIQKVALFSCFWIFSILISVVTLHPIILSATNPPGAPSSFPAWARWLGKATLALGFVAFAYVSLQAAHDLLGTTKTIVMCLIAAALYLRHEQIYQGLTDAIIAASAGWRKWAGVGLTIALFIVCPYYGWQLKVADMTPGAALLFADHPYNIAYAKLNEKFLGANQLVVIADTGKPDGMKNVEPLTTMEEFADHMESAEGAGASVTVIDIIKQLSRLFHEGEPKWAFIPDKQKYIAELFYQFTQTGGAGDLDRFLSADMRYGTVVTLFHGYSHDIIMNAINTGQEWAAQHSDGGVKFLFAGGLFGVLAAVNEAVEDSYWTTLALVMCAVALFLFFTYGTLVGTIILMIPVLMAQFATEAFMYLMQIDLNVNSLPVAAVGAGVGVDYGIYHFSRMIDLADEGQSLDDAVDGATATTGKAIIFTASTMIVGSLFWWFSDLKFQAEMGFLLALLMAFNTFGGLVLVPAWIKVLKPRFLTKRGPKADAEPSARLAVG; this comes from the coding sequence ATGATCCCGAAGCGATGGGTCGAGAGCTACCTGCGGTTCCTACTGCGGAACCGCCTGCTCGTGACGCTGGCGATCGCGGTGATGACCGTCTTCTTCACGTACGAATGTACGCGCATCAAGATCATCGCCAACTTCATCGACTTCTACCCCAGCGCCACGAAGATCTCGCTCTTCGGCAAGGAAGTGACGCTGCGGCAGGGGCATCCCTACATCAACATCTACAACGACTTCCGGCGGATGTTCGGCAGCGCCAACGTGCTGACGACCATTCTCGAGGTGAAGGACGGCGACATCTACAACCCGACGACGCTCCAGAAGCTCGATCAGATGACGCGCTGGATCGTCGAGACCAAGGGCGTCGTGCCCTACCAGATCACCTCGATCGCGCACGCGAAGATGAAGAGCATCACGACCGTGCAGGGCGCGATCCAGGTGCGCGAGGTCTACTACCCCGGGGTCCCGAAAACCCAGGAGGACGCCGACCGCGTGAAGTTCGCGGTCTACGCGACGAAGGGGATCCGCGGCATCTACGTCGCCGAAGACGACAGCGCGGCCCTCGTGCATGCCGGCTTCTGGGAGGAGGACGTCGACGCCGGCTACCTCTACGACCGGATGATGGAGCTGAAGCAGCTCGTCGAGGACGACCACCATACCGTCTACATCACCGGCTTCCCGTGGTTGCAGACGTCGATCCTGCGCTACATCCCCGAGGTGCAGCAGGTGTTCATCATCACCTGCGCGGCGCTGACGTTCCTGCTCTGGAACTACTTCCGATCGTGGCCGGGGGTCTGGGTGCCCATGTTCTCGGGCATCCTTTCCGGCATCTGGGCGCTCGGCCTCGTGCCGCTGCTCGGGCTGAATCTCGATCCGCTCATCCTCGTGGTGCCCGTCTTCCTTTCGGCCCGAGCGCTGTCGCACTCCGTGCAGTCGATGGACCGGTATCACGAGGAGTACCACCGCACCCACGACAAGCACACGGCGATCGTCGAGTCGTACTCGCACCTGTTCCCGCCGGCGATCGCGTCGATCCTGAACGACGCCGCGGGCATCTTCCTCGTCACGATGGCGCCGATCCCGCTCATCCAGAAGGTCGCGCTGTTCTCGTGCTTCTGGATCTTCTCCATCCTGATCAGCGTCGTCACGCTGCACCCGATCATCCTCTCGGCGACGAACCCGCCGGGCGCGCCGAGCTCGTTTCCGGCGTGGGCGCGCTGGCTCGGCAAGGCGACGCTGGCGCTCGGCTTCGTCGCGTTCGCGTACGTCTCGCTCCAGGCGGCACACGATCTCCTCGGCACGACGAAGACCATCGTCATGTGCCTCATCGCCGCGGCGCTGTACCTGCGCCACGAGCAGATATACCAGGGCCTCACCGACGCGATCATCGCGGCGAGCGCCGGGTGGCGAAAGTGGGCGGGCGTCGGCCTCACCATCGCCCTCTTCATCGTCTGTCCGTACTACGGCTGGCAGCTGAAGGTGGCCGACATGACGCCGGGTGCGGCGCTGCTCTTCGCCGACCATCCATACAACATCGCCTACGCGAAGCTGAACGAGAAGTTCTTGGGCGCGAACCAGCTGGTCGTCATCGCCGACACCGGCAAGCCCGACGGCATGAAGAACGTCGAGCCGCTCACGACGATGGAGGAGTTCGCCGACCACATGGAGTCGGCGGAAGGCGCGGGCGCGTCGGTCACCGTGATCGACATCATCAAGCAGCTCTCGCGGCTCTTCCACGAGGGCGAGCCCAAGTGGGCGTTCATCCCCGACAAGCAGAAGTACATCGCCGAGCTCTTCTACCAGTTCACGCAGACGGGCGGCGCCGGCGACCTCGACCGCTTCCTCTCCGCCGACATGCGCTACGGCACCGTGGTCACGCTCTTCCACGGCTACTCCCACGACATCATCATGAACGCCATCAACACCGGCCAGGAATGGGCGGCGCAGCACAGCGACGGCGGGGTGAAGTTCCTCTTCGCGGGCGGCCTGTTCGGCGTGCTCGCGGCGGTGAACGAGGCGGTGGAGGACTCCTACTGGACGACGCTGGCGCTGGTCATGTGCGCCGTCGCGTTGTTCCTCTTCTTCACCTACGGCACGCTGGTCGGAACGATCATCTTGATGATCCCCGTGCTGATGGCCCAGTTCGCGACCGAAGCGTTCATGTACCTCATGCAGATCGACCTCAACGTGAACTCGCTGCCGGTTGCGGCGGTGGGCGCCGGCGTCGGGGTCGATTACGGCATCTATCACTTCAGTCGCATGATCGACCTCGCCGACGAGGGGCAGAGCCTCGACGACGCCGTCGACGGCGCGACCGCGACCACCGGCAAGGCCATCATCTTCACGGCGAGCACGATGATCGTCGGCTCGTTGTTCTGGTGGTTCTCGGACTTGAAGTTCCAGGCCGAGATGGGCTTCCTCCTGGCGCTGCTCATGGCGTTCAACACCTTCGGGGGGCTCGTGCTGGTGCCGGCGTGGATCAAGGTGCTGAAGCCCCGCTTCCTCACGAAGCGCGGGCCCAAAGCCGACGCCGAGCCCTCCGCACGACTCGCGGTCGGGTGA
- a CDS encoding ABC transporter ATP-binding protein, with protein MIEARALTKRFGGRTAIENVSLAVARGEVCGFLGPNGAGKTTTLRILAGVFPPTSGQAVVAGCDLAHDPLGARRQLGYAPERPALHADMTVEAQLAFVGGLRAGGDVRAAVARVLDDTGLGEVRARRIGTLSRGYRQRVGLATALVGDPPALLLDEPTAGLDPAQAADARALIRRLGADHAVFVSSHLLADVEALCDRVVILHRGHVLATDTPAHLAARLRSTTIVEVEAGAPREALAAALGAIAGVRTVTPLAPGPGPARCRVELEPGGDPRPAIAEAIAGAGWPLYGLVPIEPSLEEAFLALTA; from the coding sequence GTGATCGAAGCCCGGGCACTCACCAAGCGCTTCGGCGGCCGCACCGCCATCGAGAACGTGTCGCTCGCGGTCGCGCGGGGCGAGGTGTGCGGGTTCCTCGGCCCCAACGGCGCGGGCAAGACGACCACGCTGCGCATCCTGGCGGGCGTCTTCCCGCCGACGAGCGGGCAGGCCGTCGTCGCGGGCTGTGACCTCGCCCACGATCCGCTCGGCGCACGCCGGCAGCTCGGCTACGCGCCCGAGCGCCCGGCCCTGCACGCCGACATGACCGTCGAAGCGCAGCTGGCGTTCGTGGGCGGGCTGCGCGCCGGCGGCGACGTCCGGGCGGCGGTGGCACGCGTCCTCGACGACACGGGCCTCGGCGAGGTGCGCGCACGGCGTATCGGCACCCTGTCGCGCGGCTACCGCCAGCGCGTAGGCCTCGCGACGGCGCTCGTCGGCGATCCGCCCGCGCTCCTGCTCGACGAGCCCACGGCGGGCCTCGACCCCGCGCAGGCGGCCGACGCCCGCGCCCTCATCCGCCGCCTCGGCGCCGATCACGCCGTCTTCGTGTCGAGCCATCTGCTGGCCGACGTCGAGGCTCTCTGCGACCGCGTCGTCATCCTGCATCGCGGGCACGTGCTCGCCACCGACACGCCGGCGCACCTCGCCGCCCGCCTGCGCTCGACGACGATCGTCGAGGTCGAGGCCGGCGCCCCGCGTGAGGCGCTCGCGGCAGCGCTGGGCGCGATCGCCGGCGTCCGTACGGTGACGCCGCTCGCGCCGGGGCCCGGGCCGGCGCGCTGTCGCGTCGAGCTCGAGCCGGGCGGCGATCCCCGCCCGGCGATCGCGGAGGCGATCGCCGGCGCCGGATGGCCGCTGTACGGCCTCGTGCCGATCGAGCCCTCTCTGGAGGAGGCGTTCCTCGCCCTGACGGCGTGA
- a CDS encoding ABC transporter permease subunit, whose amino-acid sequence MTVAWRICRRELASLFGGSLAWVLAAVFTLLCGYFFWADLAFFVLFGGSNLPAGLWRYVFLDFRLVALLVVPLLTMRLLAEERKLGTLELLWTLPVRDRDVLAGKFAAAAIVYVTMLAATLAGPLALWSLHPFALGPVLAGYTGMLLLGLAFIAVGLAASAITENQVVAAMLAYGVLVFSWFATWNEAALPDAVAPILVFCSLFDRFYGFAQGVIDVRDVTYLLAVTVLFAFLAHRALGARAWRGTI is encoded by the coding sequence GTGACGGTCGCGTGGCGCATCTGCCGGCGCGAGCTGGCGTCGCTCTTCGGCGGGTCGCTGGCCTGGGTGCTCGCCGCCGTCTTCACGCTGCTCTGCGGGTACTTCTTCTGGGCCGACCTGGCATTCTTCGTCCTGTTCGGCGGCAGCAACCTGCCGGCCGGCCTGTGGCGCTACGTCTTCCTCGACTTCCGGCTGGTGGCCCTGCTCGTGGTGCCGCTGCTCACCATGCGACTGCTGGCCGAGGAGCGGAAGCTCGGGACCCTGGAGCTCCTCTGGACGCTCCCGGTGCGCGACCGCGACGTGCTGGCGGGGAAGTTCGCGGCCGCCGCCATCGTCTATGTGACGATGCTCGCCGCGACCCTTGCCGGCCCGCTCGCGCTCTGGTCGCTGCACCCGTTCGCGCTCGGCCCGGTGCTCGCCGGCTACACCGGCATGCTGCTCCTCGGGCTCGCGTTCATCGCCGTCGGCCTGGCCGCGTCGGCGATCACGGAGAACCAGGTGGTGGCCGCGATGCTGGCGTACGGCGTTCTCGTGTTCTCCTGGTTCGCGACCTGGAACGAGGCCGCGCTGCCGGACGCGGTCGCGCCGATCCTCGTTTTCTGCTCGCTCTTCGACCGCTTCTACGGCTTCGCGCAGGGCGTGATCGACGTCCGCGACGTCACCTACCTCCTCGCCGTCACCGTCCTGTTCGCCTTCCTCGCGCATCGCGCGCTCGGCGCCCGCGCCTGGCGGGGCACCATATGA
- a CDS encoding GldG family protein — translation MRRAVVLLVVQTATLLAILACVLFLAVRNPSRLDLTPERSFTLSPYTRDVLERLKAPVDITVFYSSQEGAIRRAMSDLLTLYRDASPRVRLHMLDLDRSPGAAERLGVSDYNVAVVEAPRESGVRRTQIDLVNEDNVTAALLEVAGMPTLTAYFVGGHGERDIRNTDDRLGAGEAARALAAEGFRVERLTGAAGIPADADLVVLAGATRDLRPPEVDALAAWVKDGGHLLVFADPGTPPSIDGLLRRFGVELGNDLVVDDQARLFGTDGLAARIAYLNQQLVPREPAAEALLPLAQSLRLADVPGMRSEYLAVTGEQTWADVDKRTGGGVAPFRPGVDRRGPLPVGAVVTVERGDAPPGRLVVLGDADFMTNLHLSVLGNRDLLGLLASLTARDELVTAPRRRPAAEGVFSGLALTAREARIVFWVAVAGPALLFALGGLVAVRRGARA, via the coding sequence ATGAGGCGCGCGGTCGTCCTCCTCGTGGTGCAGACGGCGACGCTGCTCGCGATCCTCGCCTGCGTCCTCTTCCTCGCCGTGCGCAATCCCTCGCGTCTCGACCTGACCCCGGAGCGCAGCTTCACGCTGTCGCCCTACACCCGCGACGTGCTCGAGCGCCTGAAGGCGCCCGTCGACATCACGGTCTTCTACTCGAGCCAGGAGGGTGCGATCCGGCGCGCGATGTCCGACCTGCTGACGCTCTACCGCGACGCCTCGCCGCGCGTCCGCCTCCACATGCTCGATCTCGATCGCAGCCCGGGCGCCGCCGAGCGCCTCGGGGTGAGCGACTACAACGTCGCGGTGGTCGAAGCGCCGCGCGAGTCCGGCGTCCGCCGCACGCAGATCGACCTCGTGAACGAGGACAACGTCACCGCCGCCCTCCTCGAGGTGGCGGGCATGCCGACGCTCACCGCCTATTTCGTCGGCGGCCACGGCGAGCGCGACATCCGCAACACGGACGACCGTCTGGGCGCCGGCGAGGCCGCACGCGCGCTCGCGGCCGAGGGCTTCCGCGTCGAGCGGCTGACGGGCGCTGCCGGCATCCCGGCCGACGCCGATCTCGTCGTGCTCGCCGGCGCAACGCGCGACCTGCGCCCGCCCGAGGTCGACGCGCTCGCCGCCTGGGTGAAGGACGGCGGGCATCTGCTCGTCTTCGCCGATCCGGGCACGCCGCCGTCCATCGACGGGCTGCTGCGGCGCTTCGGCGTGGAGCTCGGGAACGACCTCGTCGTCGACGACCAGGCGCGCCTCTTCGGCACGGACGGGCTCGCGGCGCGCATCGCCTATCTGAACCAGCAGCTCGTGCCGCGCGAGCCGGCGGCCGAGGCCCTGCTGCCGCTCGCGCAGTCGCTGCGACTGGCCGACGTGCCCGGCATGCGCAGCGAGTACCTGGCGGTCACGGGCGAGCAGACCTGGGCCGACGTCGACAAGCGCACCGGGGGCGGCGTGGCGCCGTTCCGTCCCGGCGTCGACCGCCGCGGACCGCTGCCGGTGGGCGCCGTCGTCACCGTCGAGCGCGGCGACGCGCCGCCGGGACGCCTCGTCGTCCTCGGCGACGCCGACTTCATGACCAACCTGCACCTGAGCGTGCTCGGCAACCGGGACCTGCTCGGCCTGCTGGCGAGCCTCACGGCGCGCGACGAGCTCGTCACCGCGCCGCGACGCCGGCCCGCGGCGGAGGGCGTGTTCTCCGGGCTCGCGCTCACGGCGCGCGAGGCGCGCATCGTCTTCTGGGTCGCGGTCGCGGGTCCGGCGCTGTTGTTCGCGCTCGGCGGCCTCGTCGCGGTGCGTCGCGGAGCACGCGCATGA